The Gemmatimonas aurantiaca T-27 DNA segment GCCGCGTCGCGCTATCTGCATGGCAGCAGTGCCGACAGCGCCGCCGTGGCCGCACTGGTGACCCAGTTCCTCACCGCACTCGGCACGGGCGACAGCACGACCGCGCTCCGGACACTGGGCAACGTGCAGATTCTCGAACGTGGCACGGCCGAACCGCTCGCCGAATACCGGGTACGACATCTGCCGGCGGACATCGCCTTTGCGCGTTCGTCCGATGTGGCCCGCATTCCCCGCACCGTATTGGTGCTGGGGGACGTGGCATACAGCACCGTCACGCAGACCATCACCGGTCGCTACGGCAAACGTCCCAAGGGGAGCGCGGGCGCCGAAGTGATCGTGGCGGAACGCACCGGTGGCGGATGGCGTATCGCGGCAGTGCACTGGTCGTCGCGCCGCCACTGAGCATGACGTCGCGAAGGCGGTAGGTTTCGAGAGCGTGGGTCCCCGCAGTTCCGGAGAGCGAGATGGCATTGTCGGCATGGCATGGCCGGTCCACACGGACCTCTATCACCACCCTGATCACCACATTGGTGGTCTCAGTGGGCGTGACCCCTGCCGTCAGTGCCCAGAGCTCGTCCGACACGCTCACAGCCACCGCCTCACGACAACACACGGCGGCCGACATTGCCTTCATGCAGGGCATGATCGGCCACCATGCGCAGGCGTTGGAGATGGTGGCGCTGGTCGCCAGCCGCTCCACGCGTCTCGAAATGGAGAGCCTCGCCGAACGCATCGCCGTCTCCCAGCGTGATGAGATTTCCATCATGCAACGCTGGCTGACGGCACGCGGCGAGGCGACCAGCATGCCACACGACATGCATTCGTCGCACGCCTCCATGCCGGGCATGCTCTCACCGGCGCAGATGGACTCGTTGCGCACGGCCGACGGCACAGCCTTCGACAAGTTGTTCCTGCAGTACATGATCCAGCATCACGAAGGGGCGCTGGTCATGGTGGCCGAACTCCTGCGCAGCCCCGGCGCGGCGCAGGAGCCCATGGTCTTTCAGATCATGTCCGATGTCGACGCCGATCAACGCGCCGAGATCCGGCGCATGAAGATGCTGCTCGCGCAGTGGTGACGGTGGTGATGACACCCGTGGCGCGCCGGCACCTGTAACACCTTTCACCTTTCGTTCGCACATGACACGTCATTGCTCCGCCGTTCGTCTGTTCGCCATCGCGGCAGCCACGGCCCTTCTGCCCGCCCTGGCGGTGCAGGCGCAGGACCCACGCGTGGGTCTCAAGACCGGCTTCCGTGATGCTGGTGAAGCCATCAAACATCTCGAACTGGTGTCGCACACGCCGAAACCCGACGGCTGGTTCAATCCCCAGCAACTGGGTGATTTTGCGTTCGCCAACTCCGATCTCGCCTTCCAGAAGAATCTCGTCTTCCAGGGCGGCTGGCGTGGCTGGCAGGCGTGGGACATCAGCAACCCCAAGGCGCCGGTGCTGCGCAAGGCGTTTGTCTGTCAGGGTGGCCAGGGCGATCTGTCGGTGTACGGCAAGCTGCTGTTCATGTCGGTGGAAGACCTCGGCGGTCGCATGGACTGCGGCGTCCAGGGGGTGTTCGACACCGTCAGCACCGAGCGCTTCCGTGGTGTGCGCATCTTCGACATCAGCGATATCGACAACCCCAAGCAAGTGGCGGCCGTACAGACGTGCCGCGGTTCGCACACACACACCCTGGTCACCGACCCCAAGGACAAGGCCAATGTGTATGTGTACGTGCAGGGCACCGGTCCGGTGCGTTCCCCCAATGAGCTGGCCGGCTGCCACAACACCACCGAT contains these protein-coding regions:
- a CDS encoding DUF305 domain-containing protein — its product is MALSAWHGRSTRTSITTLITTLVVSVGVTPAVSAQSSSDTLTATASRQHTAADIAFMQGMIGHHAQALEMVALVASRSTRLEMESLAERIAVSQRDEISIMQRWLTARGEATSMPHDMHSSHASMPGMLSPAQMDSLRTADGTAFDKLFLQYMIQHHEGALVMVAELLRSPGAAQEPMVFQIMSDVDADQRAEIRRMKMLLAQW